Part of the Paenibacillus sp. FSL R7-0273 genome is shown below.
GAAACAACAGCGCATTATCAGCCCCTTCTGCGGAAGACCAGCAGCTTAAAGAACTGGGGCCAGTGTGGCAAATCTCCCGTCTTGATCTGAACAGCTTAACCCTGGACAATGCCCGGGTGCGCATTGATGGCGGAGCATGGTCCGGGCCGCAGCCGGTAATCTTTATCCAGGAGCAGCTGCTTGCCCTTGGACGCTCTGTTCTGGTCGAGCTGGCCTTTGAATTTGATGCAGCCTTTGATGTCAAGCGCAGCCGTGAGCTCTATCTTGTGCTGGAGCAGCCGGAGGCGTTCGAAATATCTCTGAACGGTACACCTGTGTCCCCGGCAGACTGCGGCTGGTGGAGAGATATCTCCATGCGCAGGCTGGATATTCAGGGAATGGCTGTATCCGGCCGGAATACGGTCATCCTGAAGACGGAGTTCCGCCACTCGGCTGCTCTGCAGGCCAAGCTGGAGCGGGCACAGCAGTTCGAGGCAGAGGGCAACAAGCTGACGCTGGAGCAGGAAATGGAGTGCATCTATCTGCTGGGCTCCTTCGGAGTTGAGTCTGCCGGGGTATATGAGGACACTGAGCGCAGGGCGGTATGGACGGAGGGGCCATTCGTCCTGACAGAGGCTCCGGAGAAGGTGAGTGCCGGAGACTTGACCCGGCAGGGATTCCCGTTCTTTGCCGGGAGCATTCATTTGAACCAGACACTTGATATAGACATGGAGAATATCCGGTCTGCCAAGTGGAGCTTCCTGAATGTGCCGGATGCCATCGTTAGCAAGCTGCTCATTAACGGAACGAAGGTGCAGACCTTTATGTGGGAGCCGTACGAAACAGATATCACTCCGTATCTCCGGCCTGGCTGTAATGACATCGAGCTGATTCTGACCGGCAGCTGCCGCAATCTGCTCGGACCCCATCACCATATCAAGGGAGAAGTATTTAAGGTGGGGCCGGACAGCTTCAAGGACAAACCGGGCTGGACGGACAAGGAGCTGCCGCCGGATACACACGTCTATCAGGCACGGTATGCATTTGTCCGGTTCGGTCTGTCGGCTTCTCCGCAGATTATACTGGAATAATCCCGCCGGCTAGCTATGGCGGCCGTTGTATCCCCTCACCGGTTCTGCTTCCTGTACTGCAGTGGCGAGCGCTTGGCAATTGCCTTGAACACGCGGCCGAAGTGGGCGATGCTGTCGAAGCCGGTGTCCTCGGCGATCCTTGTAACGGAGTCGCTGCTCTCCCGCAGCCGCCGCTGGGCTTCCTGGACACGGATCGTGTTCAGATACTCAATAATCGTGAAGCCGGTCGTCTGCTTGAACAGGCGGCACAGGTACGGAACACTGAGGTAGAACCGTTCCGACAGCTCCTCAAGCGTAACGGCACCAGTGTAGCGGGCTTGCAGATATTCGATAATCTCATATACCTTGCGCTGCTTCTCGTCATTGGCCGGGGCGATTGCGGCCTGAGCGCTTTCGCGGATACGGTTCATTTCAATCAGGAACTGGATCAGCAGCGTCTGCAGGTAGAGGCTCTGGTGGCCCCGCGGCTCCTGCTGCTCCTTCAGCATCGCAAACAGCAGGTTCTCAATGGTGCCCTGTTCATGCGCATCCGGCCGCAGCAGCAGGCACTGTTCACTGAAGAAGGGCAGCGTAAGCCCTTTGCCCCCAAGCATCTCCTGCAGAAATTCCCGGCGGAAATTGATCAGGATGCGCTCATGGCGTACCGTGCCCTTGGCCATTGTCCGGTGCAGCTCATTGCGGTTGATGAAGATCAGGTCGCCCTTGCGCAGAGAATAGACCAGATTGTTAATATAGTAGCTGCGCTCCCCGGCAAGCAGATAATAGATTTCATAGGTTTCATGAAAATGGTCGGTGTCCATGCTGAAGGCGCCGGCCCTTTTCACCTGCTCCACACAAAACAAAAATTCCTGCTTCTCCTCCTGCATCTTGCCCACCCCTATGTTAAGGATAATATATGCATAAAATAGCTCATTTTAAGCAAAAACCGTTTAGAAATGAATGTATTTTATACTATACAATATACGTAGTAAACGCATTCAAAACAATAGCGATGGAGTGATAACAGTGGGAAGCAAGAAATATGCTTTTGTGGGCACGGGCGGCCGGGCCGAATTCTTTTACGGGGAGATTACAACGAATTACCGGGAGACTGCGGAAATTGTGGGCTTGTGTGATGTCAACGGGGCGAGAATGGCTTATGTAAATACACTGCTGACTGACAAATATAATTACCATGCTGTTCCAGCGTACAAGGCGCATGAATTCGATAAGATGATCGAAGAGACGAAGCCGGATACCGTAATTGTTACCAGTGTTGACCGTACACACCACCGTTATATTGTCCGGGCTATGGAGCTGGGCTGTGATGTCATTTCCGAGAAGCCGATGACTACGGATGTGGAAAAATGCAAGGAGATTCTGGATGCAATCGAACGCACCGGCAAAAAGCTGCGAGTAACCTTCAACTACCGCTATGCGCCGCATAACACCAAAATTCGCGAGCTGATAATGGACGGGGCGATCGGTGAGGTGCTGTCCGTCAACTTTGAATGGCTGCTCAACACGCAGCACGGGGCAGACTATTTCCGCAGATGGCACCGCGACAAGCGCAACAGCGGAGGGCTGCTGGTCCACAAATCGACGCATCATTTTGACCTGATGAATTTCTGGCTCGGCTCCCGGCCGGATACGGTATTTGCGATGGGCGACCTGCGTTTCTACGGGCGGGAAAATGCCGAGAAGCGCGGGGTTACCGAGTTCTACCAGCGGGTGCACGGAAGCAAGGCGGCAGAGAACGACCCGTTCGCCCTGCATCTCAAGGACAATGAGCAGCTGAAAAAGATGTATCTGGACACTGAGCACGAGGACGGGTACCTGCGCGACCAGAGCGTTTTTGGCGATAATATCAGCATTGAGGACACCATGGGCGTTATGGTCAAATACAAGAACAAGACGATCATGAACTACTCCCTGAATGCCTATCTGCCGTGGGAAGGCTTCAATATTGTATTTAACGGCACCAAGGGCCGGATGGAGGTCAAGGTTGTCGAGCAATCCTACGTTAATGCCGGAGGCGGCAAGGATCAGGAGGGTGCGGTAAAGAACAAGCAGATCACCATATTCCCGCAGTTTGCTGCCCCGTATGAGGTGGAGATTGAGGAGGGTGTCGGAGGACACGGGGGCGGTGACCCGGTGATGCTGCGTGATATCTTCGAGCGTCCGGCTGATGACCGCTTTAACCGGGCAGCCTCACATATTGACGGTGCCCAGTCCATACTGACCGGCATTGCCGCCAACCAGTCGATTGCCACCGGCCTGCCGGTGAAGGTGGACCAGCTGCTCAAGCTGTAACGAATCTGATTCACAACACAACCTAATAAGCCTTCCAGAGACCGTCCTGATTATGCAGGCGGTCTTTTTTTGTCGAAAAAGTTGATGAATGATCATATTTTAGCGGGAAATTGTTAAAAAAGACCTTGAAAAATGTGAAATATGTCGAGATTTGTTGAGAGTTTGTTCAGAGCGGTCTGCTACAATGACTCCAGGATTAAAAATATAGGTACAAAGTAGTTGATTACAGGAGTGAACCTTAGTCAGCCGCAGCATTTTAACTTGGGAGGTAAGCAGCATGAAGAAACGGTTTTTATCAAAGGTATTATCTATTGTTACTACCGTCAGTTTGAGTATAGGCTCTTTTGCAGGCATCGGCTATGCGGGCCCGGCGGATACAAGCGCGTATGGTGAGGTCCTGGTCAGCGATACCGATTCTACCAGTTGGACTATAGCACCGGGTAATACCTCAAGAAATTTAGCGGTTTCGCCGGACGGCTCCATTTATGCACTTTACAACGGGGGCGGGGAAATCCGCGTAGCCAAGAGTTCAGATAACGGGAAAACCTTTCAGCCAAGCGTGCTGGCAGCAAGCGGCAGCTACGAGCCGGAAATTGCGGTTTCCTCTTCCGGAACGGTGTATGTTGTAGGAGTGAATAACGGTTCAGGTGTACTCGTAAAAAGCACTGATGGCGGTAAAACATTCGGTACGCCAGCTACAATAGGCTCTTTTATGGGCAGTGCGGTACATATGGCTGTGGACGGCAGCTACGTTTATGTGACTGACACAGTAGGGTCAGACCTTTATTACAGCGGTGATGAAGGGGCGACCTTTAACAAGTACGCTTTTAATGAATATTTTGCCTTTACCGATCTGCATGTTGACCCTCAGACAGGTAATCTGATTGTACAAAAGGATGATCCTTCCCTGAAGTATTATGTCAGCAGCACCCACGGTCAGACCTTTGAGACGGCTGTAATTCCTAACCGTTCGGTATATTATTCTGTCGGTGCGTTATCGGCAGGCAGCAAAGGCCAATACCTGTTTGTAGCCGGATCGGGTTCGAATATGGTCCGAATGAATATCAAGGACAAATCTGTAACGGATCTGCAGGGCGGAAACAACCTGTCCGCACAAGGACGTTCCCTTAGCGCAGACAGCTATGGCAATGTCGTGACCGGCTTCAGTAACGGCTCCTCCGTATTTTTCAGCGTCAGCCAGGATCTGGGCACTACCCTTTCCTCAGCGGTTGAGGTCGCAGCCACTGACGTAGCTAATGCGGCAATCAATACGACGAATGGTGACGTTCTCTATCTGTATGAGAAGAGCGGCAAGATCTACCTCAAGGTGTTCCAGGGTCTGCTGAGCGGCTACAAGCTGTATCTCTCAAACACCAATCTGTACTTTAATTATCCGGCGCAAAAGAAAGGCTCCGTCACAGTAACCAATACGTCGGATGCCGCGCTTAAAATCAATCAAGTATCGGTCAGCGGCGACTTTTCCATCGTCAGCAATACCGTTGCTTCCGAGCTTGCCCCGGGTGAGGGCGGTGTGATTGAAGTGCAGTATTTACCGCAGGGTCCGGGTACCTCCAACGGCAACCTGACTCTTAAGGTGGACGGCGAGCCTGATCGTGTAGTTCTGCTGAGCGGTATCAGTGATGCTGCGGCAGGCAGCTCTGCACCGCTGGCAGCCGATGTTACCGCTAATGCGACTACGGACACAGTGACTGTTAAAAATGTTCCTGCCGGTACAGAAGTTACGGTATATGCCGCAGACGGCACGACTGTACTCGGAACAGGTAAGAACACTGCTGATGCAGCTGCCGATGTTACGGTAGTCGTTACAGCCGGATTAAGCGCAGGGGAAGCCCTGAAGGTGAGTCTGACTGAGCCAGATTTGGCTGAGAGCGAGCTTACAGATATCACAGCCCTAAATGAAGTGACGGCATCACCTGCTGCGGCTGATATTTCCGCCAATGCAACTACAGCTGCTGTTACTGTAAAAAATGTGCCTGCAAACGCAGTGGTATCTGTATATAGCGAAGATGGTATTACCGTGCTCGGAACAGTTACCAATGAGACTGGAAGCCCGGCTGATGTAAATATCGTAATTGCATCCGGACTTGCAGACGGACAGATCGTGAGAATCGGCTCACAGGAGCCGGGCAAGGATCAAAGCCCGCTGACAGATGTTCCCGCAGCCTATGAGCCGACCGTGGCGCCAGCAGCCGGTAGTCTGACGGCCAATGCGACGACCGGCGTAGTTACAGCAAGCGGCGTTCCGGCAAGTGTTACGGTATCTGTATACGCAGAAGATGCTGTAACTGTGCTGGGGGCTACTTATAATGATACCGGTGCTGCGGCTGACTTTAATTTTGCAGTGAACGGCCTTGTACTGGGACAGACTGTAAAGGTCAGCTACACTGAAGTAAATAAAGCGGCAAGCGCGAAGGTGGAGGTTAAGGCCGTTTATGAGCGGACTGTCCAGCCTCTGGCCGGAAATATTGATATCAGTGCCACTCAAAGCACTGTTATTGTCAATCAGGTGCCGGCAGGTGCGGCAGCTTCTATCTACAACAAAAATAACAAGCTGCTGATCAGCGCTGTAAATAACACAGATACAGCAGGTCCGCTGAAATTCACGGGCCTTGCCCTGACCGAGGGCGACAGCATTTCCGTTACACTGACAGAAAACAAAAAAACGGAGAGTGCTCCGCTTAGTGTAATTATAACTATCAACGCAGCAGACGCTGTAAATGAAGCCTCCAAGCTGCTTGAAATCAGCTATTCAGCCGGTGAAAGCTGGGAGAATGTATTGTCAGCCCTGACCCTTGCTGCGAACGGCAGCTACGGTACACAGATCAGCTGGACCTCCAGCAAGCCGGAGGTTATTGAAATTCCCGCAGCATCAGGCAGCATCATCAAGGCTGCTGTGAACCGCGGTACCAAGGATGAGTCTGTAGTGCTCAGTGCGAAAGTCAGCCGGGACGGACAGGAGAAAATCCGCACCTTCCTTCTGGTTGTAACTGCAGAAGGAACATCAAAGGTTGAAGATACCAGCAATATCCGCAATGTGGAAGTGAAGGACCAGTCGGATGTAACAGCCCAAGTTCCGGTAAAACGGATTAACGTAACGGCTGCAGACGGTACAGTCTCCAAAATTGACAAGGTAGTATTCGATACTGCCAAGGCTCAGGAGATCATTTCAGCTTCTGTACCGGGCTACAATAATGCAACTACTGTATACATTGATGAGCTGGCCGGGAATGCCGCTGATGAAATTGCAATTGAAGTTCCGGCAAGTACACTCGCCCTTCTGGGAGCAAACGGCTTCAGGCTGAATATCCAGAGTGACTATTCAACCATAACGCTGAATTCAGCTGAGCTGCAGTCCATGATGGGAGATAATCTGGATCTGTATTTCCGGATTGTGCCGGTTCACAGCAACTCAGCACTGGCAGAAGTAACACCTCCGGTTCCTACGTCCTTTGGCGGACAGAATCTGAAGGCGCTTGGCCAGCCGCTTGAGATCGAAACAAACTACAGCGGCTTTGAGACAACGCTGACGATTCCTTTTGCGAAAAACGGGATCAAGGATGTACTGGACCCTAACCGTCTGGCCGTATATATCGTGCACAGTGACGGGGATATTGAGCTTTCGGCGGGAACTGTCGTGTACAATGAGCTTAAAGAGCCGGCAGGCATTTCCTTTGTAATTAACAAATTCAGTACCTTCAATGTAGTTGAGACAAGCTCCTCGCTTCCGGGCAGCAGTGCAACTGCACCAGCGGGACCGGCTGTGCCAGGGGTTATCTCGGAAAGCCAGACTACGGCAACAGAAGCAACCTATTCGCATTCCTCTTATATCCAGGGTTATGAGGATGGTACCTTCAAGCCTGGCCGTGCAGTAACGCGGGCTGAGCTTGCTGCCCTTCTTGCACGCAACCTGGGGACAACTGCTGCAGCTGCAGCAGGCTTTACAGATGTAACAGCCCAGCACTGGGCTGCGGAGTATATCTCGACAGTTGCAGCAGCCGGCCTGATGAAGGGTGATCCGGACGGCAGCTTTAAGCCGGACCGTGCAGTAACCCGTGCCGAGATGGCGGTTCTGAGTGCACGTCTGAAGGCATTGTCCTTTGATGAGAGCGGATCTGCTGTTTCCGCCATTCCAGATGTGAACAAGCACTGGGCAGCAGGAGCTGTTGATGCTGTGAAGGCAGCAGGTCTAATGACCGGCTTTGCAGACGGAAGCTTTGCTCCTGCGAAGACATTAAGCCGTGCAGAAGCGGTAACTGTAATCAACCGTTTGTTCGGAAGAGGACCGCTTACGGGTGTAACCCGTCCAAGCTTCTCTGATGTCCCGGCAGCACACTGGGCTTTTGCAGACATTGAGGAAGCCGCAGTAAATCACAAATACACGATCCAGAACGGTAAAGAGGTTTTTGCCGACTAGGATTATAGCCAGTCAAGCAAGCATTAAGCTGTAAAGAATAAAGCAAAAGCCTGTCTGAATGCCGTAGCTTACGGCTTCAGACAGGCTTTTTGCTGATTTTATAACAGGGTTTTGAAGGAATGGCGGATAACATCCCCGCGGCTGATAATGCCGACGAGCACACGGTTACGTTCAACCGGAACCTTTTTAATCTGT
Proteins encoded:
- a CDS encoding helix-turn-helix domain-containing protein, with the translated sequence MQEEKQEFLFCVEQVKRAGAFSMDTDHFHETYEIYYLLAGERSYYINNLVYSLRKGDLIFINRNELHRTMAKGTVRHERILINFRREFLQEMLGGKGLTLPFFSEQCLLLRPDAHEQGTIENLLFAMLKEQQEPRGHQSLYLQTLLIQFLIEMNRIRESAQAAIAPANDEKQRKVYEIIEYLQARYTGAVTLEELSERFYLSVPYLCRLFKQTTGFTIIEYLNTIRVQEAQRRLRESSDSVTRIAEDTGFDSIAHFGRVFKAIAKRSPLQYRKQNR
- a CDS encoding Gfo/Idh/MocA family protein translates to MGSKKYAFVGTGGRAEFFYGEITTNYRETAEIVGLCDVNGARMAYVNTLLTDKYNYHAVPAYKAHEFDKMIEETKPDTVIVTSVDRTHHRYIVRAMELGCDVISEKPMTTDVEKCKEILDAIERTGKKLRVTFNYRYAPHNTKIRELIMDGAIGEVLSVNFEWLLNTQHGADYFRRWHRDKRNSGGLLVHKSTHHFDLMNFWLGSRPDTVFAMGDLRFYGRENAEKRGVTEFYQRVHGSKAAENDPFALHLKDNEQLKKMYLDTEHEDGYLRDQSVFGDNISIEDTMGVMVKYKNKTIMNYSLNAYLPWEGFNIVFNGTKGRMEVKVVEQSYVNAGGGKDQEGAVKNKQITIFPQFAAPYEVEIEEGVGGHGGGDPVMLRDIFERPADDRFNRAASHIDGAQSILTGIAANQSIATGLPVKVDQLLKL
- a CDS encoding S-layer homology domain-containing protein, which produces MKKRFLSKVLSIVTTVSLSIGSFAGIGYAGPADTSAYGEVLVSDTDSTSWTIAPGNTSRNLAVSPDGSIYALYNGGGEIRVAKSSDNGKTFQPSVLAASGSYEPEIAVSSSGTVYVVGVNNGSGVLVKSTDGGKTFGTPATIGSFMGSAVHMAVDGSYVYVTDTVGSDLYYSGDEGATFNKYAFNEYFAFTDLHVDPQTGNLIVQKDDPSLKYYVSSTHGQTFETAVIPNRSVYYSVGALSAGSKGQYLFVAGSGSNMVRMNIKDKSVTDLQGGNNLSAQGRSLSADSYGNVVTGFSNGSSVFFSVSQDLGTTLSSAVEVAATDVANAAINTTNGDVLYLYEKSGKIYLKVFQGLLSGYKLYLSNTNLYFNYPAQKKGSVTVTNTSDAALKINQVSVSGDFSIVSNTVASELAPGEGGVIEVQYLPQGPGTSNGNLTLKVDGEPDRVVLLSGISDAAAGSSAPLAADVTANATTDTVTVKNVPAGTEVTVYAADGTTVLGTGKNTADAAADVTVVVTAGLSAGEALKVSLTEPDLAESELTDITALNEVTASPAAADISANATTAAVTVKNVPANAVVSVYSEDGITVLGTVTNETGSPADVNIVIASGLADGQIVRIGSQEPGKDQSPLTDVPAAYEPTVAPAAGSLTANATTGVVTASGVPASVTVSVYAEDAVTVLGATYNDTGAAADFNFAVNGLVLGQTVKVSYTEVNKAASAKVEVKAVYERTVQPLAGNIDISATQSTVIVNQVPAGAAASIYNKNNKLLISAVNNTDTAGPLKFTGLALTEGDSISVTLTENKKTESAPLSVIITINAADAVNEASKLLEISYSAGESWENVLSALTLAANGSYGTQISWTSSKPEVIEIPAASGSIIKAAVNRGTKDESVVLSAKVSRDGQEKIRTFLLVVTAEGTSKVEDTSNIRNVEVKDQSDVTAQVPVKRINVTAADGTVSKIDKVVFDTAKAQEIISASVPGYNNATTVYIDELAGNAADEIAIEVPASTLALLGANGFRLNIQSDYSTITLNSAELQSMMGDNLDLYFRIVPVHSNSALAEVTPPVPTSFGGQNLKALGQPLEIETNYSGFETTLTIPFAKNGIKDVLDPNRLAVYIVHSDGDIELSAGTVVYNELKEPAGISFVINKFSTFNVVETSSSLPGSSATAPAGPAVPGVISESQTTATEATYSHSSYIQGYEDGTFKPGRAVTRAELAALLARNLGTTAAAAAGFTDVTAQHWAAEYISTVAAAGLMKGDPDGSFKPDRAVTRAEMAVLSARLKALSFDESGSAVSAIPDVNKHWAAGAVDAVKAAGLMTGFADGSFAPAKTLSRAEAVTVINRLFGRGPLTGVTRPSFSDVPAAHWAFADIEEAAVNHKYTIQNGKEVFAD